The following proteins are encoded in a genomic region of Dioscorea cayenensis subsp. rotundata cultivar TDr96_F1 chromosome 8, TDr96_F1_v2_PseudoChromosome.rev07_lg8_w22 25.fasta, whole genome shotgun sequence:
- the LOC120267445 gene encoding protein C2-DOMAIN ABA-RELATED 5-like isoform X1 — translation MENVVGLLKVRVLRGVNLVSRDSSGSDPYLMVTMGDQKLKTSVKKSNVNPEWNEDLTLSVAEPVDPIKLEVFDKDTFTRDDKMGEAEFSIQPLLDVVKMNLEDMPDGCLMSSVLPSTQNCLAVESPIIWKNGILTQDVILRLRNVESGEIELQLQWVNIPKFP, via the exons ATGGAGAACGTGGTGGGACTTCTCAAGGTGCGGGTGTTGCGGGGGGTCAACCTTGTCTCTCGTGACTCCTCGGGCAGTGACCCGTACCTTATGGTCACCATGGGCGACCAG AAACTGAAAACTAGTGTGAAGAAGTCTAATGTCAATCCAGAGTGGAATGAAGACTTAACACTTTCAGTTGCCGAGCCTGTTGATCCAATTAAGCTT GAAGTCTTTGACAAAGACACATTCACCCGAGACGACAAAATGGGTGAAGCAGAGTTCAGCATCCAACCACTTCTCGATGTGGTAAAAATGAATCTTGAAGACATGCCTGATGGTTGCCTGATGAGCAGTGTGTTACCCAGTACTCAAAACTGCTTAGCAGTTGAGAGCCCCATCATCTGGAAAAATGGCATTCTCACTCAAGATGTTATTCTGAGGCTAAGAAATGTTGAAAGTGGTGAAATAGAACTGCAACTCCAGTGGGTCAACATCCCCAAATTCCCATGA